The DNA segment TATCTGCTACTGAGATTATCAGCAACATGTCTGATCACCAAAAAGACGAACTTGTCGCCGCTGTACAGCGAGCTTTTGCTGACATCGAAGTTGCAGACGCTGTGGAATTGGTGGCTCTTCTATGTGGTGATATTCATATCAAGAAACGGATTATTCGTGCCATTGTTGATTATTTTCACACCCAGATGCGACTGGAGATCATTGATTGAATATTGGTGCCTTAGGAAACCATGGTGGATGTGCTGTGATGGATGTGCTGTGCCATGGTGGATACTCTTCTTGTCCTGATCTCATGTTCAGCACTGGATGTATATTTGTTTTAAGCAAATTTATATTGTAAAAGTAGGTACTACAACCCTGCTGCTCTTGCACATTTCTTTGCATTACCCTTGAATACATTGAACTGGCTAGTTGGAGGAGGAAATGTCTGCATGCCCCTGCAACTTTATTACTAGT comes from the Amblyomma americanum isolate KBUSLIRL-KWMA chromosome 1, ASM5285725v1, whole genome shotgun sequence genome and includes:
- the LOC144113333 gene encoding protein C19orf12 homolog gives rise to the protein MPVRRDEMLDVLCMISNEEKLRVTLKHSARGGLITGASAMAAAVIMGPVGLAVGGALGGCVAAVLMRDKFVSATEIISNMSDHQKDELVAAVQRAFADIEVADAVELVALLCGDIHIKKRIIRAIVDYFHTQMRLEIID